actctcacacacacacacacacacacacacacacacacacacagtcagtccaCACCATCACATATTTTCTCCACCACTGCGTTGAACTCCCCAGGCTGATCGGCGTAGACATGGTGAGACGCCCCCTCTATAACCTGcacaggggaaagagagagagagggagagagagagggagagggagatggagagatgagagTGAGTAACAGAGTGAGAGGACAAGGGGAggtgggaagagagagaaatcagaagtttaaaaaaaaagaaaaaagatatatCTTCAGAAGATTGTAGCTGCAATCTTCCCATACAGTTCTCTGTCCAaaggtcagagactgagccacGTTTTCACTCCCTGCATGCAGTccaatttagagtctccaattCAAGGTCTCCTAACCTGCATGTGAATGCACTGTGGGACAAAACCGGAAAGTGGGAAAACAGGCTCCTTGAGCCGAGCTAACACTAGGGGGCGACATCATATCAATGGGTAAAAGTGATAGCAGTAATGCCCACATACTTGTATTGTCCCAAAAACACAACTAAAAGAAAATATCCACATGGGGAGGCATCCGCCCCTGTGGGACGGAAAATGACAGACTTCAGTATTTCACCGTGTTGGTACCCTTGACTTTACACTGAAACTGCTATACTGGCTATACAGGAGgagctgtcacaacaaattctatcccccttacaaaactTATCCGGTTCCGTCTCTGTCCGTCTCTGCAATGACGTCAATCATGtttgtttactgctgtgtgtaatCGGCAAGCTAGCCGATGTTTTTTTgaatatgtagtgcttcatatgtaacatctcgattatttatatacattgaacCACGATATAGGATACATCTACATCTATACATCCAAGATCCCCAGTTAGCtaggaataaaaaacagctaTGGCTTATCTTCCTAGCTAGCGAACGATCTGGCTGTCTCGCTAGCtagatatttcttattttgctagCTAGGGAGCTAAATTAAATATATCTCCCAATGTCATGCTTATCTACTtctctacatatatttattgccgAATGGTTTGCTGTCCGTTTCACTACTAGCTAGCGGTACTGATATTAATCCACCGAGAGATGAGCATTAGCCATCTCTATCGCTATCTTAATCTGTAGGGAAATTGGCAATTTATACGTTTCGCTAACTTACATACACCGGACTAAATAAAGGCTTATTGACAGAGTAATGACTAAGCGTATGCCGTTCATAAAAAGACACGCTAGCCAGTTGACGCTACCGTACGCATTAGGGGAACGTATTTTATAGATCGTATCATAGCAACCAATAGATAAAGCAGTCTGGGGCGCCCGGCGAACCCCCGTTCCTCACCAGGACGCGGGTGGTCCCCGGGGGCCGGAGCTCTGCCACGCGGGCCCCCGTGCTGCTGTCCACCCAGGACCGGCCCCCGTACAGCAGGGTCACGGGCAGGGAGGGGGCCAGCAGAGACACCCTCCCCAGCATGGGCCTCCGTGCCCAGCCCAGAGACTCCGACAGGGCCCTGAAACCCACCTCCCCactgcggagagaggggggggaagagagagagagagagagagagagagagagagagagagagagagagagagagagggagggacggagagagggggagggagagggagagggagagggagagggagaaggagagagggagggagagtgtcaCAGGGGTATTGtacct
The window above is part of the Conger conger unplaced genomic scaffold, fConCon1.1 SCAFFOLD_194, whole genome shotgun sequence genome. Proteins encoded here:
- the LOC133121194 gene encoding (Lyso)-N-acylphosphatidylethanolamine lipase-like, with product MTQYIYHCNAQNPSGEVGFRALSESLGWARRPMLGRVSLLAPSLPVTLLYGGRSWVDSSTGARVAELRPPGTTRVLVIEGASHHVYADQPGEFNAVVEKICDGVD